The Candidatus Nanohalovita haloferacivicina region CTGTTAGGTATGCTGCTGGCAGGTTGCCTGTGTTGTGTTCCCAGCCGTACTCTTTGAGTTCCTTGCTTAGTGTCTGTGCTTCGTTTTCGTCTCCGTCCTTGTTGTAGTGTGCAAGGTGTGCTCGTGTGTGCTGGTTGCTGGTTCTTACTACTGCTCTTGGTTTTCCTGATTTAACCAGCTTCAGTCGCTGTTCGTAATCTGTTTTCTGTTCTCTTCTTCTTCTGAATGGTACTTTGTAGTTTGATGTCTCTGCCATATGTTTATCACTCCATTTTGTTTTCTACGTAGT contains the following coding sequences:
- a CDS encoding 50S ribosomal protein L18, producing MAETSNYKVPFRRRREQKTDYEQRLKLVKSGKPRAVVRTSNQHTRAHLAHYNKDGDENEAQTLSKELKEYGWEHNTGNLPAAYLTGYLAAKKADSEEAILDIGLREQKTGGRIFAAVKGMRDAGLEVPAGEKVFPEEGRIRGEHIEEMKEDSNITENFEEVKENIEGDY